DNA sequence from the Acidobacteriota bacterium genome:
TTGCGGATTGCGGACACCATTGCGGAATTCGGATTGCGGATTGCGGATTTCCAGAAGTTCCGCGTAGCTGGTCATCATTCATTTGATTACAGTTGAAGCTTGATAGTGCGGAAGAGGCGGCAGTATGCGTTCGGAATCCGCAATCCGCAATCCGAATTCCGCAATCAAATGAATGGTTCGACAATCAAAAGTGCCTGCGCTAGCATACGCCCTACTTCAAACGACACTCTCCCTGAAAGAGTTACTTCCATGAAAAAAGTGTTGATCGCCAGCGACCACGCAGGGCTTCCAGGCAAGGAAACCGTCAAAAAGACGCTCGACCAAATGGGCATCGAATACGATGATTTGGGCGCCTATTCGCCAGAATCCGTGGATTACCCGGATTACGCCGAACAAGTCGCTCGCCGCGTCGCCGCGGGCGAAGCCGAACGCGGTGTGTTGGTGTGTGGCAGCGGCATCGGGATGGAAATTGCCGCCAACAAAATTCCGGGCATTCGCGCCGCACTGGCCTGGAATGAAGAAACCGCCAAACTTTCGCGCGAACATAACGATGCAAACATTCTGGCTGTCGGTGCGCGTACCACACCGCAGGAAGCCATCGAACAAATCACTCGCGCATTTATGACGACGGACTTTGCCGCTGGTCGCCATGCCCAGCGCATCGAAAAAATCAAAAACCTCGAACAGCACAAGGACTAATTCAACAATGTCATACAACCACTATCGCCCGCTCGCTGAATCCGATCCTGAAATTTTCACTGCAATCCAAAACGAAACCCGTCGCCAGCACGAAGGCTTGGAGTTGATCGCTTCGGAAAACTTCGTCTCCCAGGCTGTGCTCGAAGCCGCGGGTTCTGTTTTCACCAACAAATATGCTGAAGGTTATCCGGGCAAACGCTATTACGGCGGATGCGAATTCACAGATGTGGTGGAAAGCCTGGCGATTGATCGCGCCAAACAATTGTTCGGAGCTGATCACGTCAATGTCCAGCCGCATTCCGGCAGCCAGGCAAATATGGCGGTTTATCTGACCGCTTGCCAACACGGCGACACAATTCTGGGAATGGATTTGTCGCACGGCGGCCATTTGACGCACGGCCATCCACTGAATTTTTCCGGCAAAAGTTACAAGGTTGTGGCGTATGGCGTGAAGAAAGACGATGAGACCATTGATTACGATCAGATGGAGGCGTTGGCCAAAGAACATAAACCGCGTCTGATCGTGTGCGGCGCGTCGGCGTATTCGCGGGTGATTGATTTTGAACGCATTGCCGCCATCGCGCATGGAGTCGGCGCGTTGGTGATGGCCGACATTGCGCACATTGCCGGGCTGGTCGCCACGGGTTTGCATCCGTCGCCCGTTTCCCATTGCGATTTCGTGACGACGACGACACATAAAACCTTGCGCGGCCCGCGCGCTGGCATGATTTTGTGCAAGGAACAATTTGCCAAAGACCTGGACCGCAATGTGTTCCCAGGCATTCAGGGCGGCCCGCTGGTGCACATCATTGCGGCTAAAGCCGTCGCGTTCAAAGAAGCCTTGCAACCGGAATTCAAGGCCTACCAGCAACAAATCGTCAAAAACACCGCCGCGTTGGCGACGGCCGTAGCCGACAACGGATTCCGCATCGTTTCCGGGGGAACCGACAATCATGTCTTTCTGGTGGATGTGTTCTCGAAAGGCATTTTGGGCAAAGATGCTGAAAAAGCTCTGGAAGCCGCCCATATTACCGTCAATAAAAACACCATTCCCTTCGACACAAACCCGCCAATGAAAGCCAGCGGCATTCGTCTGGGAACTCCGGCGGTCACGACGCGCGGCATGGGAGAAGCCGAAATGAAGCAAATCGCTGCGCTGCTTGCAGAAGTGCTGGAGGCTCCAACCGATGAAGCTGTTCGCCAATCCGTCATCGGCAAAGTCAAAGAGCTGACGGCGCGCTTCCCTTTGTATGCCAACCGGATGCAAAATGCCGGAGTGAGCGCCAGTACAGCTTAATGTCGAATTATGAGTGTCGCGACAAAACAAGAACTGATTGAGCTGATCCAAAGTCACGATGCCGAGCTCAAAGCATTCGGCGTCAAACGGCTTGGCCTGTTCGGTTCATTTGTTCGCAATGAAGCGAAGCCGGAAAGTGATGTTGATCTTTTGGTCGAGTTCACTCCAGGACAAAAGACCTTTAGCAATTTCATGGATTTAGGTTTCTTTCTGGAAGAATTGTTCGGTCGAAAAGTTGACCTGCTTACGCCTGAATCGCTCAGCCCTTATATTGGTCCATTCATCCTTAAGGAGGCGGAAGATGTCTCGTTCGGCCCGGGTGTACCTGCAGCATATTCGTGAGGAAATCGAGTTTCTTACCCAGAATTCGCAAGGCTTAACTCAAGAAAACTTCTTTGCAAGTGAAATCTTGAAACGAGCCTTTGTTCGCAGTCTGGAAATTATTGGCGAAGCTACAAAACGATTACCTTTGGAGCTTCGAGAGCAATATCCGCAGACTCCCTGGCGCGCCAGCGCTGGAATGCGAGACCGGCTGATTCATGGATATGATAGT
Encoded proteins:
- the rpiB gene encoding ribose 5-phosphate isomerase B; the encoded protein is MKKVLIASDHAGLPGKETVKKTLDQMGIEYDDLGAYSPESVDYPDYAEQVARRVAAGEAERGVLVCGSGIGMEIAANKIPGIRAALAWNEETAKLSREHNDANILAVGARTTPQEAIEQITRAFMTTDFAAGRHAQRIEKIKNLEQHKD
- a CDS encoding serine hydroxymethyltransferase, with the protein product MSYNHYRPLAESDPEIFTAIQNETRRQHEGLELIASENFVSQAVLEAAGSVFTNKYAEGYPGKRYYGGCEFTDVVESLAIDRAKQLFGADHVNVQPHSGSQANMAVYLTACQHGDTILGMDLSHGGHLTHGHPLNFSGKSYKVVAYGVKKDDETIDYDQMEALAKEHKPRLIVCGASAYSRVIDFERIAAIAHGVGALVMADIAHIAGLVATGLHPSPVSHCDFVTTTTHKTLRGPRAGMILCKEQFAKDLDRNVFPGIQGGPLVHIIAAKAVAFKEALQPEFKAYQQQIVKNTAALATAVADNGFRIVSGGTDNHVFLVDVFSKGILGKDAEKALEAAHITVNKNTIPFDTNPPMKASGIRLGTPAVTTRGMGEAEMKQIAALLAEVLEAPTDEAVRQSVIGKVKELTARFPLYANRMQNAGVSASTA
- a CDS encoding nucleotidyltransferase family protein, translated to MSVATKQELIELIQSHDAELKAFGVKRLGLFGSFVRNEAKPESDVDLLVEFTPGQKTFSNFMDLGFFLEELFGRKVDLLTPESLSPYIGPFILKEAEDVSFGPGVPAAYS
- a CDS encoding DUF86 domain-containing protein → MSRSARVYLQHIREEIEFLTQNSQGLTQENFFASEILKRAFVRSLEIIGEATKRLPLELREQYPQTPWRASAGMRDRLIHGYDSVDYEIVWEAVSAAIP